The Thermodesulfobacteriota bacterium DNA window GCTCTTGCTCTTGGTTTTACTCTTGCTTTTTCCTCAGATTTCTCTACTCCCATAATTTCCTCTGGAGTACGATAATTTCGTTCAATGCTATACACTGCACCCACCATCGCCATACGTTTACGATTGCGTTTTTCCCCTTTATTAAGACGAGCCTTGCGTTTGGTACTTTTCTTCTCTGCGGCCTTCCGTGTGGCCTCACGAAGACTTTCTTGACGCATCACTATCCCCTTAGCGTCTTCACTCATGATTAGGGGGTCGGAACTCTCTTCAAAACTATTCGACGGTTGATTCTCATAAAACTTGACAAAATCCTGACTGATTTCCGTAGTAATTTCTTCAATCTGACGCTTGGGAACCTTTCCTCCTGTAGTTTGTTTAATACTTTCTACTGCTGCATCAAACGAATTTTTCGATACTTCCTGAGCTACTCGTTGACGTAATCCATGGGAATATTTGTCTTTTGGAAGATTTAGTTCCGCATCCATAGGGAAGACACTGCTCTTGCCACGCATATTATATCCTATGCGTCTGACCTTGACTTGGCCAAACAAGCTCATTAGACTGCGTTCGCAATTTTCTCGAATATGGGTAAGTTTGTCACCATTGCTTCCTTTCATCTCTTTCTGCTTTTGCTCCTGTGCTGATCGTAAATCTAAATGTGCTTGCAACAAACGCCTGAGTATTTCGTTACCTTCGCGTGAAATGATTTGCTCGACATCTCCGTGTTCCATTTCTATGGTCTGTTCTGATTGGAGTTCGTTGACGAGATGAATGAAATGTTCTTTAGCAGAGGAGAATTCTTTCAAATCTTGGTTAATATTGTATACTTGTTTCATGAGGGCACCTTCTTTTTCCTATGTATGTTATTTGATCATTCATACATACTCTAATTTGCCCTCTTTTTCAATACATACTTTTTATAACCTCTTGTTATTTAATATTATATCGTCGTTTTAAAAGAACTGCACCCATCGGATATTGCATGGATCAATAGTTCTTCTTCAGTTGTTGAGTCTATAAACCTCC harbors:
- a CDS encoding ISKra4 family transposase, with protein sequence MKQVYNINQDLKEFSSAKEHFIHLVNELQSEQTIEMEHGDVEQIISREGNEILRRLLQAHLDLRSAQEQKQKEMKGSNGDKLTHIRENCERSLMSLFGQVKVRRIGYNMRGKSSVFPMDAELNLPKDKYSHGLRQRVAQEVSKNSFDAAVESIKQTTGGKVPKRQIEEITTEISQDFVKFYENQPSNSFEESSDPLIMSEDAKGIVMRQESLREATRKAAEKKSTKRKARLNKGEKRNRKRMAMVGAVYSIERNYRTPEEIMGVEKSEEKARVKPRARARNKRVWASVERDHNVVTDEIFEEALSRDPEKRREWVMLIDGHNDQLKNIRSSMKRYNVAVLLILDFIHVLEYLWKAAYCFYKAGSDSAEEWVGYRALQILKGNASHVAGGMRRSATLRGLSIEKRKAVDKCADYLLKYKEMLKYEEYLAAGLPIATGVIEGTCRHLINDRMDITGARWGLEGAEAVLKLRSLQSSGDIDAYLDFYKVKSLQRNHEPQYIDPMIKDVA